In a single window of the Micromonospora sp. WMMD1155 genome:
- a CDS encoding gluconokinase — MPPVTVPGVVIGVDIGTTSTKAVAYDTDGKQLGSHSLGYPLDDPQPGYAEQDPQLILDAVLRSISIVVAELVQPVAGLSFSSAMHSLIGLDADGNPLTPSLTWADSRSTRQAERLRAVPSGLALHRRTGTPMHPMSPLPKLLWFAEQEPKLFEKVTHWVGIKDWVLLRLCGTLVTDHSIASATGLLDIHRLEWDSEALSIAGITADKLPRLVATTAVLPDLTPQAASETGLPQRTPVVVGAGDGPLANLGLGAVHPGMVACSIGTSGAMRVMVERPGVDPLGGVFCYALTEQRWAVGGAINNGGIVLKWAGAALAPDLGEHSEEDLVALAARAPAGSGGLLMLPYLHSERAPHWSALPRGAYVGLTHGHRREHLVRAALEGVCQQLALVLSSVRAAGNEVREIRAGGGFARSGLWRQMLADVLGMPVSFPAAHEGSSFGAALLGMEALGLIPSIDVAADLVRIEETIRPDPAASATYASLLPLFAELYDALVPAFTSIRRMAPGLPAEPEPSDGKPR; from the coding sequence GTGCCGCCAGTCACCGTGCCGGGGGTCGTGATCGGGGTCGACATCGGCACCACCAGCACCAAGGCCGTCGCGTACGACACCGATGGCAAGCAGCTCGGCAGTCACTCGCTCGGCTACCCGCTGGACGACCCGCAACCCGGCTACGCCGAGCAGGACCCGCAGCTCATCCTCGACGCGGTGCTCAGGTCGATCAGCATCGTCGTGGCCGAGCTGGTCCAGCCGGTGGCCGGGCTGTCGTTCAGCTCCGCCATGCACAGCCTGATCGGGCTTGATGCGGACGGCAACCCGCTCACCCCGTCGCTGACATGGGCCGACTCACGCTCGACGCGGCAGGCCGAGCGGTTGCGGGCGGTGCCGTCCGGGCTGGCCCTGCACCGGCGCACCGGCACGCCCATGCACCCGATGTCACCGCTGCCCAAGCTGCTCTGGTTCGCCGAGCAGGAGCCGAAGCTCTTCGAGAAGGTCACGCACTGGGTGGGCATCAAGGACTGGGTGCTGCTGCGACTCTGCGGCACGCTGGTCACCGACCACTCGATCGCGTCGGCCACCGGCCTGCTGGACATCCACAGGTTGGAGTGGGACAGCGAGGCGCTGAGCATCGCCGGCATCACCGCTGACAAACTCCCCCGACTGGTCGCCACCACCGCCGTGCTGCCCGACCTCACGCCGCAGGCCGCTTCCGAGACCGGCCTGCCGCAGCGCACGCCGGTGGTGGTCGGCGCCGGCGACGGGCCGCTGGCGAACCTGGGTCTGGGCGCGGTGCACCCCGGCATGGTGGCCTGCTCGATCGGCACCAGCGGGGCGATGCGGGTGATGGTCGAACGGCCCGGCGTGGACCCGCTCGGCGGGGTCTTCTGCTACGCGCTGACCGAGCAACGCTGGGCGGTCGGGGGTGCCATCAACAACGGCGGCATCGTGCTCAAGTGGGCCGGTGCGGCGCTCGCCCCGGATCTGGGCGAGCACTCCGAGGAGGACCTGGTGGCCCTCGCCGCGCGCGCGCCGGCCGGTTCGGGCGGGCTCCTCATGCTGCCGTACCTGCACAGCGAACGGGCCCCACACTGGAGCGCCCTGCCGCGCGGCGCGTACGTGGGGCTGACCCACGGGCACCGCCGTGAACATCTGGTCCGAGCTGCCCTGGAGGGGGTCTGTCAGCAGCTCGCGTTGGTGCTCAGCTCGGTGCGGGCGGCCGGCAACGAGGTCCGGGAGATCCGGGCCGGTGGCGGGTTCGCCCGCAGCGGCCTGTGGCGGCAGATGCTCGCCGACGTGCTCGGCATGCCGGTGAGCTTCCCGGCCGCCCACGAGGGGTCGAGCTTCGGCGCGGCGCTGCTCGGCATGGAGGCGCTCGGGCTGATCCCCAGCATCGACGTCGCCGCTGACCTGGTGCGGATCGAGGAGACCATCCGCCCCGATCCAGCCGCCTCGGCCACCTACGCGTCGCTGCTGCCGCTCTTCGCCGAGCTGTACGACGCCCTGGTGCCCGCCTTCACCTCGATCCGCCGGATGGCGCCCGGCCTGCCCGCCGAGCCCGAACCGTCGGACGGTAAGCCGAGGTGA
- a CDS encoding antibiotic biosynthesis monooxygenase: MLIIAGSLRVEPDARDGYLAESAQVIAQARDTAGCLDFLLAADPLDPGRIHIYERWESPEQLAAFRGAGPSDAQTAVILDADVHRYLISGVEAP; this comes from the coding sequence ATGTTGATCATCGCCGGCAGTCTGCGCGTCGAACCTGACGCGCGCGACGGCTACCTCGCGGAAAGCGCCCAGGTCATCGCGCAGGCGCGCGACACCGCCGGTTGTCTCGACTTCCTGCTCGCCGCCGACCCGCTCGACCCGGGCCGGATCCACATCTACGAACGCTGGGAGTCCCCGGAACAGTTGGCCGCGTTCCGCGGCGCCGGGCCGAGCGACGCCCAGACGGCGGTCATCCTCGACGCCGACGTCCACCGCTACCTGATCTCCGGCGTCGAGGCACCCTGA
- a CDS encoding serine hydrolase, producing MRKSDKRRSSSLLLGPVRVPLKWLAAAVALAVVATTGPATADGPDHGPGADPAQQTEPGYADSEGHEPGLDPTQERAPTSEVSWLSFPGGVFAVDSLGHTVRYRACDGDTGRVADPTMRVAAGVASGAVVVGGVAYRYRVPLVGRSEGTLEVIPRHRPPVELTGVVVTSPQPPTDPVAGARLFPLSGQLARVVADASLNPAGVTVRDLSGRYGDQQIAVNGSLRPKAASVIKLWILVELLRRVDCGQVSLDDGVLVTPEDVVGGTGQLQFETFPQVVSLHRLAQYLIKYSDNVAANVLITYLGGFAPVNALIDSMNQRSTILARRMLDSAAAQRGEENYTSPDDVVSLLGAVWDGEILTPASRDLMIGFMREQTLNTKIPAALPQGVPVAHKTGDLPDASHDVGYYLIPGTETAVAFLTAGPMATGDETVRRMARTVYDFLVTPTDGAVEE from the coding sequence GTGAGAAAAAGCGACAAGAGGCGCTCATCTTCCCTGCTGCTGGGCCCTGTCCGCGTACCCCTGAAGTGGCTGGCGGCGGCGGTCGCGCTCGCCGTGGTCGCGACGACCGGGCCGGCCACCGCGGACGGCCCGGACCACGGGCCCGGCGCGGACCCGGCGCAGCAGACCGAGCCGGGGTACGCGGACAGCGAGGGCCACGAGCCCGGCCTGGACCCGACGCAGGAGCGGGCGCCGACCAGCGAGGTGTCCTGGTTGTCGTTTCCCGGCGGGGTGTTCGCTGTGGACTCGCTCGGGCACACGGTGCGCTACCGCGCCTGCGACGGCGACACCGGCCGGGTCGCCGACCCGACCATGCGGGTCGCCGCAGGGGTGGCGAGCGGCGCGGTCGTGGTCGGGGGCGTCGCCTACCGCTACCGAGTCCCGCTGGTCGGGCGCAGCGAGGGCACCCTTGAGGTGATCCCCCGGCACCGCCCGCCGGTGGAGCTGACCGGTGTCGTGGTCACCAGCCCGCAGCCGCCCACCGACCCGGTCGCGGGAGCCCGGCTCTTTCCGCTCAGTGGGCAGCTCGCCCGGGTCGTCGCGGACGCGAGCCTCAACCCGGCCGGCGTCACCGTCCGGGATCTGTCCGGTCGGTACGGCGACCAGCAGATCGCCGTCAACGGCTCGCTCCGGCCCAAGGCCGCCAGCGTGATCAAACTGTGGATCCTCGTCGAGCTGCTCCGCCGGGTCGACTGTGGACAGGTTTCCCTCGACGACGGGGTGCTGGTCACCCCGGAGGACGTCGTGGGCGGCACCGGGCAGTTACAGTTCGAGACGTTCCCGCAGGTGGTCAGCCTGCACCGGCTCGCCCAGTATCTGATCAAATACAGCGACAACGTCGCCGCGAACGTGCTGATCACCTACCTGGGCGGGTTCGCCCCGGTCAACGCGCTGATCGACTCGATGAACCAGCGGTCCACCATCCTGGCCCGCCGGATGCTCGACAGCGCCGCCGCGCAGCGCGGCGAGGAGAACTACACCAGCCCGGACGACGTGGTGTCCCTGCTCGGCGCGGTCTGGGACGGCGAGATCCTCACCCCGGCCTCCCGCGACCTGATGATCGGATTCATGCGGGAGCAGACCCTGAACACCAAGATCCCGGCCGCGTTGCCACAGGGCGTCCCGGTGGCCCACAAGACCGGTGACCTGCCGGACGCCTCCCACGACGTCGGCTACTACCTCATCCCCGGCACCGAGACCGCCGTCGCGTTCCTCACCGCCGGGCCGATGGCCACCGGCGACGAGACGGTCCGCCGGATGGCCCGGACCGTCTACGACTTCCTGGTCACCCCCACCGACGGGGCGGTCGAGGAGTGA
- a CDS encoding MerR family transcriptional regulator — translation MAYTVGQVAKLAGVTVRTLHHYDEVGLLSPSGRTPAGYRRYDDADLQRLQLVRYYRELGFPLEEIAAIIDDPAADPAAHLRRQHELLTVRIKRLQEMVTAIEFAMEASKLNIQLTPEERFEVFGDFDPEAHEAEAEQRWGNTDAYRESNRRVSRYGKEDWLRIKAENEDWGRRIVAVLASGAPADSPEAMDLAEEHRQIISRWFYECSYEIHTGLADMYLADERFTAHYENIAPGLAAYLNEAIHANAISRA, via the coding sequence ATGGCGTACACGGTGGGTCAGGTGGCGAAGCTGGCCGGCGTGACGGTGCGGACGTTGCACCACTACGACGAGGTCGGGCTGCTCTCGCCGAGCGGGCGGACCCCGGCCGGTTACCGCCGCTACGACGACGCGGACCTGCAACGGCTGCAACTCGTCCGGTACTACCGGGAGCTGGGTTTCCCGCTTGAGGAGATCGCCGCGATCATCGACGACCCGGCGGCCGACCCGGCCGCGCACCTGCGCCGGCAGCACGAGCTGCTGACGGTACGGATCAAGCGGTTGCAGGAGATGGTCACGGCGATCGAGTTCGCGATGGAGGCGAGCAAGTTGAACATCCAACTCACCCCGGAGGAGCGGTTCGAGGTCTTCGGTGACTTCGACCCGGAGGCGCACGAGGCCGAGGCGGAGCAGCGGTGGGGGAACACCGACGCGTACCGGGAGTCGAACCGGCGGGTCTCGCGCTACGGCAAGGAGGACTGGCTGCGGATCAAGGCGGAGAACGAGGACTGGGGCCGACGGATCGTCGCGGTGCTGGCCTCGGGCGCCCCGGCGGACAGCCCGGAGGCGATGGACCTGGCCGAGGAGCACCGGCAGATCATCAGCCGCTGGTTCTACGAGTGCTCGTACGAGATCCACACCGGCCTGGCCGACATGTACCTGGCCGACGAGCGGTTCACCGCGCACTACGAGAACATCGCCCCCGGGCTGGCCGCGTACCTGAACGAGGCGATCCACGCCAACGCGATCAGCCGCGCCTGA